ATCCTTCAACCACGGGGTATAGAGAGAGTTCAAACAACTCCTTCAGCGCATCAGTATAATACTCCTGCTCCAACAAACGCTGGGCATAATCCACTTTAGTATCAATAAACTGCATCACGATATAGCGTGCTTGAATCTCGTAGGGATTATCCGGATAGTTGTTGTACAGAAATTTATAATCCTCCCAACTCTTTTCGCGATCCTGATATTCGTTCAGACTGATACTCATCCGGCGTAGTAAAACTTGGGGAATCAAGGGAGATTGCGGAATCTCGCGCATGATGTCGTTCATGTATTTTAGAGAAAGTACTTTATCGTTTGTTTGATAGGCTTCATCACCCATTTTGTAGTATAACTTTGCCAGTTCCAGATCTGCCGCTTCAGAATTGGCCAGTTTCAGAAAGCGCACTGCCAAAGGCCGATTGTCTCTTTCCACGGCAGTTTTGCCCAATTCCAGATAGCTGTTGCTGCGCATCAATTCAGCCCGGGTAACGATTGCTCCGTTTACTCCCGTTTCGATAAGGGCGTCCAGTTCATTGATGGCTCCCACATAAAGGCCTTTGTTATATAGGTCTTCCGCACTGCGCAAGCGGTTGATCTCACAGGCGGAAAGAAGTAGCAATAATGGGATCAACAACAGTGTTGCCGCTCTCAATATTGCAACTGTGTGTGGTTTATACATATATGTTCCCCGTAATATCTTCAGGATCTTCATATCCTGTATATTCTGCCCTCCCGGGCTTCTTCAAACAGTTCATTGGGTGTATTTATCAGAGCTTGCCTTACTTCCTCGCTCGGATTGTGCGTAAGCAGGATTCTTTTCAGACCCTTGGTGCCCATTTTCAATACTTGGCCTGCAGAAGGATGACATGCGTCCAAGAGAAGTGTATGCGCACCCTCTACGAAACCTGATATGCTATCTGTGGTTGAGATATCCGAACTATACACAAAATCTCCTGCAGCAGAATTGATCCTGATGGAAAACGCTCGTTGCAGGTTTTTGAAGGCATTTTTCCGGATTATCTCGCCATATCCTTGTAAGTGGTCGTTCAAGATATATCGTAGCTTGGGAAAGTCTTCTGAAAGGGAAGTCATGGGTTTTAGCTGCAGTTCAAAATCGAACTTCTGGGGAAAAGTGTAAAACATGCACAAGAAATCGGCGAACTCCCCTTCCCGCTCCGGCAGATAAAGAGGCAAGACCCTCTTACGACCTCTAAGATACAACATCTGAATAAGTAACAGCACGCCCCCGACATGGTCGGGATGGTAGTGTGTTATGATCACTGCACTAAGTATATCCGGCTCTAAACCTAGTTTCACCAGGCTCTGAGCACAGCCGTCTCCGCCATCCAGCAAAAAGCTCTGTCCCTCTGAATGCACCAATACAGATGAAGAGTTCAGATCCTTTGCAGGCATGCCGGAACCCGCTCCCAATATGCGAATTTCCATTACTTCTCTTTCTTCTGATTTGCCGGAATCACGATGGGTACCTGATCCAACTTGCGGCCAACTGCCAGGAAAAACGCTCCGAAAAGCAATGTGCTGATTAGCAATAACTCCCGGGAGCCAATCTTGAAGATGATGATGGAAGTGAGCACAATCAATACATTGATCGCGTAAATCACAGCTGCCGTAACCTTTACTGAGCCCAAAACATTGTTAATACGGTGCGTGGAGTGATCTTTGCCACCCTGCATCACATGTCTGCCATCGCGGCGACGGGTATAACTGACCAGCGAGATGTCGAAGATGGCATAACTAAGTAGCAGCACAGGAAGCAGATAGAACAGCTTGTCATTGTATTTGATGCCCGCATAACGCGCCATCAGGATGCCCATTGATGACAAGAAGTACCCGATAAACATGCTGCCCGCATCTCCCAAAAAGATCCTGGCAGGATTGAAATTGAAGGGTAAAAAACCAAAGGAAGACCCGGCAAAGCTAAGCGAGATAAGTGCGATCAAGGCCATGGCTTCCTGATTGGAACTGGTAGTATTGGTAAGTGCAAAGGCAAAAAACCCTAGCCCCAGAATGCCTGCCATACCGCTGATGATGCCATCCATATTGTCCAGGAAATTAAGCGCATTCATCAGCCCAACCATCCATAAAAGCATGAGCGGAAGAGTAATATAAACGCTGCCAAACATCATGCTAAGCTCATCAAAAGTGAAGTTCGTAAGGATAAAGATAAGTGCTACAAGAATCTGTCCAGACATCTTCACCAGTGGATGCATCCCGCGACGGTCGTCTATAAGGCCAATAAGAACGATTATGACTGAGCCTGCCAGATATCCGATCATGGGACGATCAAAATACCTGCCGGGGGAAATGGTTACATCGTAAACACATAACAGAATGAAACCCAAGGCCACACTAAGCCCCCCCATCAGGGGTACGCTTTTTAGGTGGATCTTGCGTGCTTCCGGTTTGTCCACGAAATTTATCTTTCTAGCCAGCTTTATTATGAATGGCGTGAGGCCATAAACAAAGAGCCATGACATTATGAATACGCTAAGATACTCATAGATGCGAAAATCCATCTGGTTCTCCAATATATCTTTCTAATATTCCATAATATGATAACATGGGATTTTGTCAATGCTTTTCCGCTGCAATTGTACGGATATCTACCATACCGGTTTGTGCTTCCCATCATGTGCGTTCTTTTACAAAGAATCGGGTTGAATACAGTAGGAACAGTTTTATACTTCCGCGGGAT
The sequence above is a segment of the Candidatus Cloacimonadota bacterium genome. Coding sequences within it:
- a CDS encoding MBL fold metallo-hydrolase, with the protein product MEIRILGAGSGMPAKDLNSSSVLVHSEGQSFLLDGGDGCAQSLVKLGLEPDILSAVIITHYHPDHVGGVLLLIQMLYLRGRKRVLPLYLPEREGEFADFLCMFYTFPQKFDFELQLKPMTSLSEDFPKLRYILNDHLQGYGEIIRKNAFKNLQRAFSIRINSAAGDFVYSSDISTTDSISGFVEGAHTLLLDACHPSAGQVLKMGTKGLKRILLTHNPSEEVRQALINTPNELFEEAREGRIYRI
- a CDS encoding MraY family glycosyltransferase — protein: MDFRIYEYLSVFIMSWLFVYGLTPFIIKLARKINFVDKPEARKIHLKSVPLMGGLSVALGFILLCVYDVTISPGRYFDRPMIGYLAGSVIIVLIGLIDDRRGMHPLVKMSGQILVALIFILTNFTFDELSMMFGSVYITLPLMLLWMVGLMNALNFLDNMDGIISGMAGILGLGFFAFALTNTTSSNQEAMALIALISLSFAGSSFGFLPFNFNPARIFLGDAGSMFIGYFLSSMGILMARYAGIKYNDKLFYLLPVLLLSYAIFDISLVSYTRRRDGRHVMQGGKDHSTHRINNVLGSVKVTAAVIYAINVLIVLTSIIIFKIGSRELLLISTLLFGAFFLAVGRKLDQVPIVIPANQKKEK